A stretch of DNA from Lentibacillus cibarius:
ATATTTATTATCTTTTAAAGATTTTATTATATTAATTATATTGTCTCCATCTTTAATGTTGACATATCAGGGATCATAGCGATTTATTAAAACTTTTTGTCGGGTTTATTAAAACTTTTTGTCGGGTTTATTAAAACTTAGTTTAAATAAAGTTGCATTTGTAAAAGACAAAAAGTTATAATTCAAAAATAGGAGGGGGACTCTCTTTATGAAAAATAATAAGGAACAAACAATTGACTATGAATCTAGTATTAGGAAAAGTAATGAGCTTTCGATGGCTAAGTTGAATCATGGGCTAACATTGAATCAAATGCAGTTGTTGGCTTATGCAATTTATTCAACCCAAAAAGATAGTAAAAGGAATATTTTCAACAAGGCTAGTTTTGAACAAAAGTTTGGTCTTGGTGAGTATCGAACAGAACATGCGAATGAAGATACTAAAAAGCTATATGAATTAGGATTTGCAACAGTAAACTTAGAAGAAGATGAATTTGACTACTTAAGAGTTTTCCAACGTATTACATATAAAAAAGGAATATTCTCTTTTAAGTGGGCTGATGATATGCTCCCTCATATTTTAGAATTAAAAGATAATTATGTGATGACAGATTTATCTATTGCAGCTAAATTTAAAAGTAGCTTTTCCTGGACATTATACGAATATTTGAAAGCGCATTATGGTTATTGGCATAAGGAATTGTCAAAAAAATCTCTTATGCGACTTTTCGGTATTGAAAATGTTAAAAGTTATCAAAGCAATACATCATTGTTAAAAACTAAAGCGCTTAATTTAGCAATTGATGAAATCAATCAATATACAGAATTTGAAGTTTGGTATAAAAGAAATAAAATCCGGACGAAAGATAACGGGATTTCAAATACATTGGTCTACCGGAAAGCGTAAAGCGGGTGCTACAGATAAACAATTAACGTTATTGCGTGAAATCAATGATGAAGTTGAGAGAAAGATGTTTGATTACCTCGCTTTAGAAAACTCAAAAAGTCGGGACATGGCTAGAAGATACATCATTAGGATTAAGGAAATAGACCGACAGGTAAATGAAAAATTAACATCAAAACAAGCAAATGTATTTATTCAGGAAGCAAAAGAATTATATAGGTGTTTGCAGGATCTCCTTGAAAATGACGGACAGGAAAGAGACACATCCATCTATTTTAACTGGCTGGAAGATGAGGAATGAGTGAATACATACAAAAAGTGTATATCGTTATTGCTGTTTTTAACTCTTTGAATTAAACAGTAATTGGAAGATAAATCTATCTTTAAGATAGTACCAATAGCTTTAAACTATTTAAGAGCCTTTGCTGGATGTTTTTTACGTTAGATGATATAACGTCATCAAAGAAATTAAAAGCGCTCACAAATGCATTAAAATGATTTTTTGACGCATTTATAATCAGTTGAACGGTTTTAAAAAGAAACGGCTTTTTTAGTCCTAAAAAGAGTGAACGGCAAAGAAAAATCACTCGAGTTAAACGAGAGTGCCCATTTACACGCAGTGGTTAAACTGCTGTATGAAATGGGGGTTTCCTGCAGGGGCTTTAAAGTTAGAAGAACATAAGGGAAAATTGATATCACCAAAGGTAATATACTAGGCAAAGCCTCCCTTGTATCACAACTAATTCTTAAAGTGATAATTCGAACCGAAAATGTAATAGTTAAAGCAGGGCTGTGTGTCGACTTTATTCCATTTCAGTAGGAAGTTTATCAGCCGGTACAGAAATGCCCTCAGATCATTTAAACCTGAATTATTCACAAAAACACTCTGGTATAGCTTAACCCCTTGATTGTCAGGTTGTTTGACCAAATCATATATTCATCTAATAAATGAAAAAGAACCCCTTTTTCTGTTACAGTTAAAGTACCAACAGAAACCAACAGAAAGGGGTTCTTATATTGGCTACTTTACCGCAAATAACGCTTGATTTCAACCGTCAAATTAAATTGTCGCATGATGGGGGTGACCTGTCATCGGATACCGGTGAATTCCTGTTTCGGGAATTTGACGAAACTATTGGTTTCACCCGGACATTGGCGAAATATCTGGTGCTGAACGACGAAAGACACTACCATATTCATGCCAATCAGGACTTATTGCGTCAAAAAATCTACCAGATCATTGCCGGATACGATGGCGATGATGCCGCCGATCAACTGACAAATGATCCTGTCCTGACACAAATTATTGGGACGAAAGCTCTGGCTTCTCAGCCTAGTCTGTCACGCTTTCTTGAACGATTTGATGCCAACTCGATTGATCAACTGAATCAGGCCAATCAGGACCTGTTGGACAGGGTGCACCGATACAGGGCGTCCGATGCCCTGATCCTGGACTTGGATTCCACCCACGCTGATACCTACGGTAATCAGGAAGCAGCGAATTACAACACCCATTATGGAACCGTTGGGTTCCATCCTTTGGTGGCTTTTGACGGGATCACAGGTGACTTTGTGAAAGCAGATCTACGTCCGGGCAGTGTCTATACGTCCAATGGGGTGGTTGATTTTATCGAACCTGTTATACAGCACTATAATAACGTGTTTCCGACAACCACACCGTTCCTGCGCGGTGACAGCGGTTTTGCCGTTCCAGCCCTGTATGAGCTGTGTGAACGTGAATCCGTGTTTTACGTGATTCGTTTGAAAGCCAACCCTGCTTTGAAGCGCATTGCAGCCGAACTTCATCCCAATACGACACCAGCCGATGCCACGCAAACCGAGTGCTATTATGAGACCATACACTATCAGGCTGGGTCCTGGTCCCAACCAAGAAAAGTGGTCATCCAATCCATTCGTCCGGCAGGTGAATTGCTTTTCACGCATGGGTTTTTGTCACGAACTTGGGTGACACATTTCACCTGAAACGATTGTCCAGTCCTACAAGCAAAGAGGGACAATGGAAAACTATATCAAGGAAGCAAAAAATGGCTTTTATATGGATCGTATGAGCAGTCATGACTTTCAAGTCAACCAGGTTAGAATGATGTTGAGCCTGTTGGCCTATAATTTAACCAATTGGCTGCGCACGCTTTGCTTCCCCGATGGTCACCAGAACATGCAGATCCAGACCATTCGCACAAAGTTGATCAAGGTAGCCAGCAAGCTGGTTCGATCGGGACGATCGTTTTACTTCAAACTGGCTTCCAGCTTTGTCTATCCGAAACTTTTTGGCAGGTGCTGCAACGAATACAGGCTATGAAGCCGACATAAGACGGTAAAAATATAGTGTAAAAATATAGGTCATTTTTTAAAGCCCAAGCCCAGACACAGGAGACGTATGTCCAAAATCGGCAGTAAGCTGATGATATCGCCATGTTTTAGTTGCTTTGGTTCTATTTTCACGATTTTGGAATCCAAGAACGCTGGTGCAGCGTTCAATTTACCATAATGGCGTTTTAGTTTTGAGCTGTGAATAATTCAGGTTATAGACATCGCATCCTAAACTGTCTAGAATTATTATGAGAACTACATCATAAGGTGGGGTTATAATTGGAAAAATATATTGCAGCAATATTTACATGCTCAGGACTAATAATTATTGCTTTGTCTGGCATCGGAAAAATTCTTATGGTTGGCTTGCCAGATTTTTATCCAGCTCATGAAACAAGTAGCTATATCCCATTAATTACATTCATAGTTGGGATTATGATTTTACTTATTGGACTATCGTTCTATATAAAGAAAGTTTTATTCTATGACTTATCTAAAAACAATAATTAACATGAATGGAGAAGTATCTCGGCCGTCACAGAGATATATGCAAGACATAGAAAGGTGGAGAAAGAGGGCCATGAATGATCGTGACCATAACGGGATTTACCTTTCATGGCTTGCGTTATAACTATCTGCAGGATTGGATTAACCGCGAAATGCTAGGGAAAACTTGGGTA
This window harbors:
- a CDS encoding replication initiation protein, producing the protein MKNNKEQTIDYESSIRKSNELSMAKLNHGLTLNQMQLLAYAIYSTQKDSKRNIFNKASFEQKFGLGEYRTEHANEDTKKLYELGFATVNLEEDEFDYLRVFQRITYKKGIFSFKWADDMLPHILELKDNYVMTDLSIAAKFKSSFSWTLYEYLKAHYGYWHKELSKKSLMRLFGIENVKSYQSNTSLLKTKALNLAIDEINQYTEFEVWYKRNKIRTKDNGISNTLVYRKA